CCAACAAGGGGTTGTCGGAATTGTTGGCCTCATCCAGACATCTCTGGTTGAACTCTAGCCATGACATCTCCCTGTTGATGTAGTACTTCTTGTCGTAGAGATCGATTTTCGTTGACATTCCCATCCATCCTTTGAAAATGCAGGCTTATTAAGGTAATTATAATTAATAAAGGTGCTTACTTAACTTGGTAAAATTCTAAACCGCTACGGATATCAATGATTAATACCGTCTCCAGAACGTGAACACCGTTACGGAAGAACTTAACACATTCATCGACGGAGTCGGATCGATGATCGAAGATGTGGAGAACCATTTCGTCAACAGGCAGAATGACTTCCGTTCGATGTGCTTCTACAACATCTATAACCGCGGCATCCTGACCAGAGAGATCGTCACACTTCTGGAGAGGTCGGTCAGACCATTCCAGGAAGAGGACAACCAGGCTCAGGAGAATGAGAGGGTCGTCATAGTCACCAGAGGGCTGTTCACCGACACCATGTCCTCGATAGAGAAGGCTGCGAAGGATTGCATCCCCGCTTACTGGATGAACGACATCAAGGAAGAGGCGATGAAGGACAACAGCTACCTGTACCTCAGGTACATCATCTATGCCTCGGCCAAGAAGGGATTGGTCTCGGAGAAAGAGCTCAAGGAATGGGACCTGGTGTTCCTGATGAGGAATCTGGTCATGCATAACAACTCCGTCTCCGACAGGTCCATGATCTTCGAGATGGGCGATCTGAAGATCTCCATGCGTCCGGACAGGATGATGAAGGGCCCGGCCAACACATTCGTGATCCTGAGCGAGAAGGCGGTAGAGCTGTTCTACAACTGGCTGAAGGCAGTGAACGAGGCGTACAGGAGATGAGTCAGGAAGAGCTCTGGAATCGGCTCTATTCCGGGAACCAGACGACTTGGAGAGGCAACACTTCCATCCCCATTCCGAACAAAGGAAAGGCTTTGGATCTCGGATGCGGCAACGGTAAGACGACGTCCACCCTCATCGATAACGGATACGATGTCACCGGCGTCGACTTCTCATCGGTGGCAGTCGAACAGTGCAGGGAACGTTTCAAGGATTCGGAATTCCGTGTTTGCAGCATCACAGATATGCCGTTCGATGACCGCTCCTTCGATTATATCACGGCCGTCCATGTTATGGAGCATCTGAACGACGAGGAACTTTCTTCGACCGTCGGAGAGATTCGCAGGGTGCTGAAGGATGGCGGATACGTCTTCGTCAGGAGCTTCACCCCTAACGACATGCGCTCCAAGAAGAGAGAGGATTCCGACATCTTCTATCGCTTCTACGATGAATCGATGATCAGGGATGCCTTTAGGGATTTCACCATCGAATCGTTGGAGACCAAGGAGGAACCGACCAGGTTCGGCACGGTACGCTCCAGAGTCGAGGCCCTAATGAAACTTAATACCTGACTTTGACACATCTGCCAATCATTATTCTAAAAAACGGGAACCGACAGAATTTGACAGTTGTCGATATGGAGCGGGATCTAACCGTGGAGGACATCTCTGATTGGACACATCAGGCGATATGATACGGATAGACACCCATTCCTGACTTGAGTTATATCGGAAATCAAGAACCGACGGACCGCTCATCCATTCAATGTTCCTAACGGGCATCAGCTGTCAAATTTCGTCTCGGATTAAACGAGAATAATCCGAGTCCTCGGACGTCTGGACCGAACGGATCATGTGTCAAATGAAGTTGTTTCAAAGGATGGAAAATGCTCTGAATGATCATCGCGCAACACAAGCGGTGACGTTCCATTGAATGATACGGCGTTTATTATGATGAACATAAACATGCATTTTCTGGATAGGGACCGACGAACCGGACGCACAATTATATTCTAAAGATACAACCCATCCGACGATGTGCTACAAAGTGCTCAAGATGAGGATCGAGCCCAATGCTACTCAAAGGGATATGATAGACTGCACCATCGGCTACAACAGGTACGTCTTCAACTACCTCATCACTGCCAACAAACTGGCTTATGCCGAGGAGGAGAGGATCCTATCTGAGTTCGAGATGAACAACCTCTGCACCAAATTAAGGAAGATGTGGCCGTGCTTCCGGAAGATGCACAGCATGACCCACAACGACGTATCGAGAAGGGTACATCAGGCCTGTTCCAAATGCAGGGAGAACGCGGTCAGGAAGAGGGACAGGGCCGTGGCGAAAGGGACCATACCTGCCGGATCTCCGATTGACATGTCATGGCCGAGGTACAGGAAGTAGGGTAGGTACGATTCCTACGCCCATCTTTCCAAAAGGGACTTCGGATTGGAGTATGCTGTAAATGTAAACGGGAAGAGGGTCAGGAAGCTGAGGCTGGGGAAGGTCAAGGGGCTGATAAGGTGCTACAACCAGGACACGCCTCTACCGGGGGAGCCGAAGACCTGCATCATATCAAGGAAGGACATGGGCACCCATATGGAATACTACGCGTGCATCTCTTACGAATTCCCAGCCGAAGAGCCCAAGGAGCACTCGGAGCCCAAGGCCGTCGGAGTGGATATGGGCATAAGGCACATAGCGGCAACATCGTACTGTAAGACCTACGACCACAGCAACGACATGCGGAACGATCTGAAGAAACTGAAGAAGCTCAGTCAAAGGCTGTCCAAGGACTGCTGTGATCCTGTCAAGGAGAGGAAGGCACGCAGCAGGCTCAGGCATCACCATGAGAAAATGGTAAACAAAAGGAAGGAGAACATAGAGAGGATATCGAAGGAGATAGTGGACAACAACGACATCATTGTGATGGAGAAATTGAACGTGAAGAAGCTGTGGAACAGGTCGTTATCGAAGAGCATGACCCGCGGTTTCGTCAACAGTTCCCTGGGATTGCTGAGAAACAGGATCCAAAGCAAGGCAGAATGCGCCGGCAAGAGGGTGATCGAAGTCAATCCCAGAGGGACTTCCCAGATGTGTTCCCAATGCGGAGCGGAAGTGAAGAAGAAGCTGGATGTCCGCATACATATGTGCCCCTGCTGCGGCCTCACCGTGGACAGGGATGTCAATGCGGCGATCAATATACTTCACAGGGGGTGGACCGGCCACCCCGTTCCTGCAAAGGACGAATCGCCGACCGCCATGATAGGCGGAGAGGCACGTACAGAGACCTTCACCGATCGGTCAGCCGGATCGCTGCGATGTGTCAAAGTCAGGTTAATATCTGAGCAGTCAATCACACACGCATGAAATGCTCGAAATGCGGTTTCGATAACGCAGATGATGCCCTCTTCTGCGAGAAATGCGATTGGAAGCTGAGCGAGACCTACATACCCGAGATGAAGGTCAACCGTGCGATCTTCTCATACGTCGCCCTGATCGTCGGAATAATCGCCGTCATCCCCATAATCATCGGAGACATGCTCATCGTCTCCCTGATCCTCGGTGCGATCGGACTTGTCCTCGGAGGATACTCCTTCAACGCATCCAGGCTGATGAACCTGCCCAACAAGAACCTCCTGCTGGCCCTTGGCGGCATCGGACTCCTGCTGAGCGTCATCGCATTCATGTACGGACTGACGATCCTGGTGTGAACATGGCGATCTACCGCGGGAAGTACATACTCGAAGGTCTCGACGAGATCACTCCAGATATGGAGCACAACCTCGACATTGCCTACGAGATATGCCTGTCCTACAAGGACGACTTCCCGTGCGAGATGTGCGGAAGATGCTGCCACCAGCCCAACATCGTGATCCTCCCGGAGGAGATCGACAGGGTCGCTTCGGCTGCAGGCATCACGCCGTTCATGTTCAGAAGGAACTACGTCGTGGAGATGCCTGACGGAAGGTTCCTGATAAACAAGCAGAACAACGGGCCCTGTCCCTTCCTTGGCGATGACAAGAGATGCACCGTCTGGAAGGACAGACCCCAGATCTGCGATGATTTCCCTTACGCCGTATCTATGTTCATGAGCAGGGTCTACCTTGCTCTGACCAATCCCGATGCGGATATTCTGAAACTCATCGCCTACATGGACTCGAAATGGCCTTGCACCAGGGTCATCAAGAGGACGATCAAAGAAAAGATAGAGGAGCGCAGAGAGGACGTTATCCTCCCTGAGGCTCACTGATTCTGGTTTGCAAGCTCCTTGTCCTTGTTGCGGATATCGACACGTTTGATCTTACCGCTGATGGACTTGGGGAGCTCCTTCACGAAATCGACTGCCCTGGGGTACTTGTACGGGGCTGTCTCTTTCTTGACGTAGTCCTGGAGTTCCTTCTTGAGCTCGTCCGTGCCCTCGTATCCGTCCCTCAGGACGATGGTGGCCTTGACGATCTGTCCCCTTACCGGGTCCGGAACCGCAGTGACGGCACACTCGAGACAGCAGGGGTGGGTCAGGAGAACCGATTCGATCTCGAACGGACTGATCCTGTATCCTGAGGATTTTATGACGTCGTCGTTCCTTCCGACATACCAGAAGTAACCGTCCTCGTCCTTCCAGGCGAGGTCACCGGTATGATGGAATCCTCCGAAGAGCGTGGCCCTTGTCTTCTGCCTGTCGTGCAGATAGCCGACGAAGATTCCTGCGGGGTGGGGGTCCACTCCTACGACGATCTCCCCGACCACGCTGGGCGGACAGGGCTTGCCGTTCTCGTCGATGATATCTACCTTGTATTGAGGTGAGGGTTTACCCATGGAACCGGGCTTGGGGGTCATTCCCCTGAGGTTACCGACTATGACTGTGGACTCGGACTGTCCGAATCCCTCCATGAGCTTCAGTCCTGTGGCCTGATACCACTTGTCGAATGTATCCGCATTGAGCGCCTCACCAGCGATGTTGGTGTGGGTGAGGGACGAAAGGTCGTGGCCTTCCAGTCCTGCGTTGCAGTACATCCTGAACATGGTGGGCGGACAGCAGAATGTTGTGATCCTGTACTTCTCGATGAGATTCAGCACAGCCACGGGGTCGAACTTGTTGTGCTCGTACACGAACAGTCCGGCCTCCATGATCCACTGGCCGTACAGCTTTCCCCATGCGGTCTTAGCCCATCCAGTCTCGGCGACAGTCCAGTGAAGCCCATCGGGAACGACGCAATGCCAATGCTTGGCGGTGAGGATGTGTCCTATGGGGTACGAGTGGTCGTGCACGGCCATCTTGGGGTTGCCTGAGGTTCCCGATGTGAAGTAGATCAGCATCATGTCCCTGACGTGAGTGGGGACCCTCTTCCAATCCTCTGAAGCGGCCTCGACTCCGGCATCGAAGTCATCCCATCCGGGAGGACAGGGGCCGTTGTACTGCGAGTTGGTCATGCACTTGAACTTGAGCGTGGGGATGTTCTCGGCTTTATCGAATTCCTGCCACACGGGTGCATCTGATGTCACGATGGCCGCCTTGATGGAAGCGGAGTTGATACGGTACTCGATATCATGCTTCTTCAGCATGAATGTGGCTGGGATCACCACTGCGCCCATCTTGTGGAGGGCTGCGGTGACATACCAGAACTGGTAGTTATGCTTCAGGACGACAAGGACCATGTCTCCCTTCTTGACGCCATGTGCCGTAAGGTAATTGGCAGTCTTGTCGGACAGGCGCTTGATGTCGGCGAACGTGAACACCTTCTCGTGTCCCCTGTCGTCGCACCAGACCAATGCCCTGCGGTCGGGATCGTTGATGGCGATGTCGTCTACGATGTCGTAGCCGAAGTTGAAATTGTCGGGGTAGTGAACGCTGTATGTCTTCAGGAGACCGTTCTCGTCGTACGTCTCGTTGACGTAGCGGAGGTTGATGTCCCTGGTCATGCGCTGCCT
The nucleotide sequence above comes from Methanomassiliicoccales archaeon LGM-RCC1. Encoded proteins:
- a CDS encoding YkgJ family cysteine cluster protein, encoding MAIYRGKYILEGLDEITPDMEHNLDIAYEICLSYKDDFPCEMCGRCCHQPNIVILPEEIDRVASAAGITPFMFRRNYVVEMPDGRFLINKQNNGPCPFLGDDKRCTVWKDRPQICDDFPYAVSMFMSRVYLALTNPDADILKLIAYMDSKWPCTRVIKRTIKEKIEERREDVILPEAH
- a CDS encoding AMP-binding protein, whose protein sequence is MTRDINLRYVNETYDENGLLKTYSVHYPDNFNFGYDIVDDIAINDPDRRALVWCDDRGHEKVFTFADIKRLSDKTANYLTAHGVKKGDMVLVVLKHNYQFWYVTAALHKMGAVVIPATFMLKKHDIEYRINSASIKAAIVTSDAPVWQEFDKAENIPTLKFKCMTNSQYNGPCPPGWDDFDAGVEAASEDWKRVPTHVRDMMLIYFTSGTSGNPKMAVHDHSYPIGHILTAKHWHCVVPDGLHWTVAETGWAKTAWGKLYGQWIMEAGLFVYEHNKFDPVAVLNLIEKYRITTFCCPPTMFRMYCNAGLEGHDLSSLTHTNIAGEALNADTFDKWYQATGLKLMEGFGQSESTVIVGNLRGMTPKPGSMGKPSPQYKVDIIDENGKPCPPSVVGEIVVGVDPHPAGIFVGYLHDRQKTRATLFGGFHHTGDLAWKDEDGYFWYVGRNDDVIKSSGYRISPFEIESVLLTHPCCLECAVTAVPDPVRGQIVKATIVLRDGYEGTDELKKELQDYVKKETAPYKYPRAVDFVKELPKSISGKIKRVDIRNKDKELANQNQ
- a CDS encoding methyltransferase domain-containing protein, whose protein sequence is MSQEELWNRLYSGNQTTWRGNTSIPIPNKGKALDLGCGNGKTTSTLIDNGYDVTGVDFSSVAVEQCRERFKDSEFRVCSITDMPFDDRSFDYITAVHVMEHLNDEELSSTVGEIRRVLKDGGYVFVRSFTPNDMRSKKREDSDIFYRFYDESMIRDAFRDFTIESLETKEEPTRFGTVRSRVEALMKLNT
- a CDS encoding helix-turn-helix domain-containing protein, coding for MCYKVLKMRIEPNATQRDMIDCTIGYNRYVFNYLITANKLAYAEEERILSEFEMNNLCTKLRKMWPCFRKMHSMTHNDVSRRVHQACSKCRENAVRKRDRAVAKGTIPAGSPIDMSWPRYRK
- a CDS encoding zinc ribbon domain-containing protein, with the protein product MKCSKCGFDNADDALFCEKCDWKLSETYIPEMKVNRAIFSYVALIVGIIAVIPIIIGDMLIVSLILGAIGLVLGGYSFNASRLMNLPNKNLLLALGGIGLLLSVIAFMYGLTILV
- a CDS encoding transposase translates to MEYAVNVNGKRVRKLRLGKVKGLIRCYNQDTPLPGEPKTCIISRKDMGTHMEYYACISYEFPAEEPKEHSEPKAVGVDMGIRHIAATSYCKTYDHSNDMRNDLKKLKKLSQRLSKDCCDPVKERKARSRLRHHHEKMVNKRKENIERISKEIVDNNDIIVMEKLNVKKLWNRSLSKSMTRGFVNSSLGLLRNRIQSKAECAGKRVIEVNPRGTSQMCSQCGAEVKKKLDVRIHMCPCCGLTVDRDVNAAINILHRGWTGHPVPAKDESPTAMIGGEARTETFTDRSAGSLRCVKVRLISEQSITHA